From a single Gimesia fumaroli genomic region:
- a CDS encoding 3-keto-disaccharide hydrolase has protein sequence MRNRFSSLLLMGGITYFVLGTATLMAQDAKAPPKQDTGEKVEKPAPSSRPLPGPEKLLNGGNFWDHWKYFSEEEKEANRNVTWKVVGGGKDLPSILICSGKPYGYIRTQKSYENFRFSMEWMYPNDPNANSGILLFTAEPDKVWPKAFQVQLHRPEAGYVFPTPGSGAKSANKLSPTKPLDLPVGKWHKCVLTCQQGNISVMINGVKLGEVTGCDPSKGAIALQSEGSEIHFRNLLVEILSPEPAVEQKEPVAQQKPDKT, from the coding sequence ATGCGAAACCGGTTTTCTTCGCTGCTTCTGATGGGGGGAATTACCTACTTTGTGTTGGGGACAGCCACATTAATGGCGCAGGACGCAAAGGCTCCGCCAAAACAAGATACGGGTGAAAAAGTAGAGAAACCTGCTCCCTCTTCTCGACCATTGCCCGGTCCGGAAAAATTATTGAACGGCGGAAACTTCTGGGATCATTGGAAATATTTCAGCGAAGAAGAGAAAGAAGCAAACCGAAATGTGACTTGGAAGGTTGTCGGCGGTGGCAAGGACCTGCCCAGCATTTTGATTTGTTCCGGAAAACCTTACGGCTATATTCGTACGCAAAAGTCATATGAAAATTTTCGGTTTAGTATGGAGTGGATGTATCCCAACGACCCGAATGCCAACAGCGGAATCCTGCTGTTTACAGCTGAACCCGACAAAGTCTGGCCTAAGGCATTTCAGGTTCAGTTGCATCGACCGGAAGCTGGCTATGTATTTCCGACGCCAGGGAGTGGTGCCAAGTCTGCAAATAAACTCTCGCCGACAAAGCCTTTGGATTTACCAGTCGGGAAGTGGCATAAATGCGTGTTAACGTGCCAGCAGGGGAATATTTCTGTGATGATTAATGGGGTCAAGCTTGGTGAAGTTACCGGCTGTGATCCGAGTAAAGGCGCAATCGCCCTTCAGAGCGAAGGCTCTGAAATTCACTTTCGAAATCTACTGGTGGAAATTTTGTCTCCGGAGCCGGCTGTCGAACAGAAGGAACCTGTCGCGCAACAGAAGCCCGATAAAACCTAG
- a CDS encoding universal stress protein, translating into MGYFTGKKILVPVDFSESSLEAIKKAIQISEAPANVTVVHVMVPLDLVSPGVLFGGLTDEKRTEHVKKYAKEEFEKYQIEGVGFKTLVGDPGIKIADFAKDNGIDLIVIPSHGYTGITRLALGSVAERVLRHAPCPTLVLRQPKS; encoded by the coding sequence ATGGGCTACTTCACAGGAAAAAAGATCCTTGTCCCTGTTGATTTCTCTGAGAGCTCACTCGAAGCCATCAAGAAAGCCATTCAAATTTCAGAAGCTCCAGCAAACGTGACCGTCGTGCATGTCATGGTGCCGCTGGATCTGGTTTCACCGGGTGTTCTGTTTGGAGGGCTGACCGATGAAAAACGCACAGAGCATGTCAAAAAATATGCCAAAGAAGAATTTGAAAAATATCAGATTGAAGGCGTCGGTTTCAAAACGCTGGTTGGCGACCCCGGGATCAAAATTGCCGACTTTGCAAAAGATAATGGCATCGATCTAATCGTGATCCCATCACATGGCTATACAGGAATCACCAGACTGGCGCTGGGTTCTGTTGCAGAACGTGTTCTCAGACATGCTCCCTGCCCGACCCTCGTTTTGCGTCAGCCAAAAAGCTGA
- a CDS encoding sugar phosphate isomerase/epimerase family protein, translating into MTKELLSQRKVNSFSTPSSTVESKNNEHSFSLSDRISVNQITTYHWSFKESLLGLLAGGIPAIGLWNRKILDLETDQAAELVIDSGIKVSTITLAGGFTGCNEYSFDDSIADAIELIQFGGQVNATAIQIVSGPRAGHTLNHARDLTIEALKKLGDTAAANGTRLALKSMPVPFARNWTFLNSLHSSLEIIDACGHPAVGISIDPAQLQQEGKIQELLPEIISLVTAVQISNFDSNTTSRDSFASYDMIEAINDAGYQGFFDLEIWSEQIWQSDYSSLLSQLQLASQAEAPSQFG; encoded by the coding sequence GTGACTAAAGAGCTTCTCTCACAGCGTAAAGTCAATTCGTTCTCTACTCCATCTTCCACTGTTGAATCAAAAAATAACGAGCATTCGTTTTCTCTGTCTGATCGAATTTCCGTAAATCAGATCACAACCTATCACTGGTCTTTCAAAGAGAGTCTGCTCGGTCTGCTGGCTGGCGGCATCCCGGCGATTGGTCTCTGGAACCGAAAAATCCTGGACCTAGAAACAGACCAGGCAGCAGAATTAGTGATTGATTCGGGGATCAAAGTTTCAACCATTACTCTCGCTGGTGGGTTTACAGGCTGCAATGAATACTCGTTTGATGACTCGATCGCTGACGCCATTGAATTGATCCAATTTGGCGGGCAAGTCAATGCAACTGCCATCCAGATTGTCAGTGGTCCCCGTGCAGGACACACTTTAAATCATGCACGGGATCTGACCATCGAAGCCCTCAAAAAACTAGGAGATACCGCAGCAGCAAATGGCACCAGACTGGCATTAAAATCTATGCCAGTCCCATTTGCCCGAAACTGGACTTTTCTCAACTCTCTGCATTCTTCCTTAGAGATCATCGACGCATGCGGACACCCGGCCGTTGGAATTTCAATCGACCCCGCTCAGCTTCAGCAGGAAGGAAAAATTCAGGAACTACTTCCTGAGATAATCTCACTAGTGACTGCTGTTCAAATTTCTAACTTTGACTCAAACACCACTTCACGAGATTCCTTCGCCAGCTATGACATGATTGAAGCCATCAATGATGCCGGCTATCAGGGTTTCTTTGATTTGGAAATCTGGTCTGAACAAATTTGGCAGTCCGACTATTCAAGTTTGCTCTCCCAACTTCAACTCGCCAGCCAGGCAGAAGCCCCCTCTCAATTCGGTTAG
- a CDS encoding DUF3500 domain-containing protein, translating to MQFNPLALSQSLTPDSLPVTRRHFVKTVGAAIAGTPILNTAGLLAGQPSEKTPQPTAPEPLTRKLYESLTPKQKSKVCFGWDHKDKHGLLRQHVRANWNITEPIVNSDFFTKDQKDIIEAIFFGHFDPSWHKKIRKQLLDDQGGYGEDQSIAIFGTPGTDQFQFVMTGRHTTVRSDGDSAEHLAFGGPIFYGHAADEFNEKANHPGNVFWEQALKANHVYKILDGKQRKAALIPQAPSETKVHFKKTANQITGLQVADMTRDQKQEMQKVLSSLIEPFRTSDQKEVRKCIKAQGGLDQCKISFYQSGDIGKDQVWDNWRLEGPAFVWHYRGAPHVHVWVNISDDPHTQIVTS from the coding sequence ATGCAATTCAATCCGCTCGCTCTCTCGCAAAGTCTCACTCCCGACTCTCTGCCAGTCACACGACGGCATTTCGTTAAAACGGTGGGAGCCGCGATCGCAGGAACTCCAATCTTAAATACAGCGGGATTACTGGCAGGACAGCCCTCAGAAAAAACACCGCAGCCAACAGCTCCGGAACCACTCACTCGAAAACTGTATGAAAGCCTGACCCCTAAACAAAAATCAAAAGTCTGTTTTGGGTGGGACCATAAGGACAAACATGGACTGCTGCGTCAGCATGTTCGGGCGAACTGGAATATTACCGAACCGATTGTTAACAGTGACTTCTTCACCAAGGACCAAAAAGATATCATTGAGGCCATCTTCTTTGGTCACTTTGATCCCAGCTGGCATAAAAAAATTCGCAAGCAACTTCTGGATGACCAGGGCGGTTATGGAGAAGACCAATCGATAGCCATTTTTGGAACGCCGGGAACCGATCAATTTCAATTCGTCATGACGGGACGTCACACAACGGTTCGTAGCGATGGAGACAGTGCAGAACACCTGGCCTTTGGTGGCCCCATTTTTTACGGACATGCTGCGGACGAATTTAATGAAAAAGCCAACCATCCTGGAAATGTATTCTGGGAGCAGGCGTTAAAAGCAAACCATGTCTACAAAATTCTGGATGGGAAACAGCGCAAAGCTGCTCTGATTCCTCAGGCCCCTTCTGAAACCAAGGTCCATTTCAAAAAAACGGCCAACCAGATCACAGGTTTGCAGGTTGCTGACATGACCCGCGACCAAAAACAGGAGATGCAGAAAGTTCTCAGCTCACTTATCGAGCCGTTCCGGACATCCGATCAAAAAGAAGTTCGAAAATGCATCAAAGCCCAGGGCGGCTTGGATCAATGTAAGATATCCTTCTACCAGTCTGGTGATATCGGCAAGGATCAGGTCTGGGATAACTGGCGTCTCGAAGGGCCCGCCTTTGTCTGGCACTATCGCGGAGCACCTCATGTGCACGTCTGGGTGAATATTTCAGATGACCCCCACACACAAATTGTCACTAGTTGA